The window CGGCAACATCAAGTTCATGTTCCCCAACGATTACGCGGTCTACCTCCACGACACGCCGCAGCGGAACCTGTTCAAGCTCACAAGCCGGGCGCTGAGCCACGGCTGCGTGCGCGTGAACGAGCCGCTGCAGTTCGCGGACGCGCTGATCGGCGACCAGGGCTGGAGCGGCGAGAAGCTCGGCAAGCTGGTGGGCGGCAAGGAGCGGCGGGTGAACCTCGCGACGCCGATCCCGGTGCACCTGACCTACTTCACCGCCTGGGTGAGCGCCGACGGCGCGCTCCAGACGCGTTCCGACTTCTACGGCCAGGACCCACGGCTCAAGGCGGCCCTGAACGGCGAGCCGCTGCCGCCGCTGCCGCAGGCGGCGCCGGTCGTCGCCATGCCGAAGCCCGAAAAGCCGGTCCGCCGCACGACACCGCAGCAGGCTCAGGAGCAGCAGGCCCAGATGGCCGAGCAGGCGCCGGTCCAGCGCCCGCGGACCTTCGGGTCTTGGCTGTCGAACGTGTTTGGCGATTCGTCGCGGAGACCGTGAACCAAAAGCGTCCAAACGATGAACCAGCCGCGGTTTCGGCGCCCTAAAGGCTTTTGCGACTAGCTTTTGCCCGATTCCGCGGCTAACAGGACACACACAAGGGGTTCGGGGGCTCATTTCATCGCGCCTGGTTCATGTCGCATTAACCAGTTCCGCAGAGACTTTGTTGATCAAGTGCTGCGTCGTCGCCCCCGCGACGGCGTCACAGGCGATCTATAAGAGTCAGGCCGGTTCATTGTCCGAAGCGAAAACGTCTCGACGCACCGCCCTCCGCCGCGCAAGCCGTGGCGTAAGCGTTGCACTCCTCGGAGCCTTTGCGTTGATCGCGGGCTCCGAAGGCACCCAGAACGCTCAGGCGAACGGCGACACCCGGACGCTGACGCTCTACCACACCCATCGCGGCGACCGGATCACGGTCACCTTCAAGCGCGACGGTCGTTACGACGCCAACGGACTGAAGCAGCTCAGCTACTTCCTCCGCGACTGGCGCAACGACAAGCAGACGCGCATGGAGCCGAAGCTGTTCGACATCGTGTGGGAGGTCCACCGCGAAGTCGGCCGCGGGCAGATGATCAACATCGTCTCGTCCTACCGCAGCCCCGAGACGAACGCCTATCTCCGCGCCAACTCCCGCGGCGTCGCGAAGTTCAGCCAGCACATGCTCGGCCGCGCGATGGACTTCTACATCACCGGCGTGCCGGTCTCGTCGGTGCGCGAAGCCGGCATGCGGCTGCAGCGCGGCGGCGTCGGTTTCTACCCGACCTCCGGCCGGCCCTTCGTCCATCTCGACGCCGGCTCGATCCGCGCCTGGCCGCGCATGAGCCGCTCGCAGCTTGCCCGCCTGTTCCCCGGCGGCAAGACCGTCCACCAGCCCGCCGAAGGCGGCCAGATGCCCGGCTATCAGGTCGCGCTGGCCGAGCTGAAGTCGCGCGGATCCGTCTCGGTCGACGAGGCCTATTCGGGCGGGTCGTCGTCGAGCGGCAAGAGCTTCTTCGCCCGCCTGTTCGGTTCCGACGAAGGCGACGAGGCGGACACCGCCCCGACCGTGGTCGCGTCGGCTCAGCCCGCGACCCGCGGCCGCGCGGCCGCCGCCTCCTCCGCCCCGCAGCGTGGCGGCGACGACGAGGAGAGCGCGGCGCCCGCCGCCGCTCCGGCCTCCGCGCCGCAGGTTCGCATGGTCGCCACGCGCGTCCCGGTTCCGACGCCGCGTCCGGCCGACTTCGCCCGCGCCGCCCAGCCGGCGATCGTCGTCGCCGCGGCCGCCGTGCCCATGCCGCCGGTCGCCCCCGCCCGCGCCGCGGTCGCCGCGAAGCCGGCGCCGGAGGCTCCGATCCAGGTGGCCCAGGCCACGGTCCCGACGCCGCCCGCCGGCCCCGACATGGTGTGGCGCTCCGGCGCCCAGTCGGTTCGCGGCGCTCAGCCGACCGCCGAGGCCGGCCTCGCCGCCGTCTCGTCGATCCCGACGCCGCGTCCCCGCCCCGCCGCGCCGCAGAGCGCGGTGGCGGTCCTCGCCGCGATCCCGACGCCGACCCCGGTCGAGCGCCAGCCGCGCCAGATCGACGCCGCGACCGCCAGCGCCTATCAGGCCGAGGCGACGATGCTGCCGCCGCTGCCGGACGCCTTCCTCTCGAAGCGTCAGGCGCAGCCGGAGATGACCCTCGCCTACGCCGCGCCTCAGGCCACCGCGCCGCAGCCGACCGACAACCGCTCCCGCGCCGCGGCCGCGCCGCAAGCGCAGCACAAGGTCCCGGCCCCGGTCGTCGCCGCCGACCCGAACGTCCGCGTGCTGTCGCCGGACTCGACGCCCGCCGCGGTCTACGCCGCCGCCACCGCCGTTCGCCGCGCGGTCCTGCCGGCGCCGGCCGAGCCGATGGTCAGCGCCCGCCTCGAGGACGCCGTCCGCGTCGCCGTGAGCGCGACGCCGGCCCTGCGCGACGCCGACGACGCGACCTTCGTCCATCCGGACCAGACGCACGTCGCCGGCCTCATGACGGCTCCCACCGCGGCGCTCGTCGGCGGCTTCGGCGCCGATCCGAGCCACGGCGCCCGCGTCGACCGGTTCTCCGGCTCGTCGGTGATGCTTCTCAAGGTGCAGTCCTTCGCCCCGGCGGGGTCCAGCACAGCGAGCCTCGCCCGCTCCCGCGGCTGAGGCCTCTTAAACGACAAACGAAAAAGCCCCGGACGGCGACGTCCGGGGCTTTTTCGTTTGGACCTGCGAGGTCGCTCAGGTCGTGGGCATGCCCAGCGCCTGGAGATAGAGGTCGAGAATCGCCTCCATCTCGGCGCGCTCGTCCGCGTCCTGCTTGCGCAGCGAGATCACCTTCCGCAGCACCTTGACGTCGAAGCCGTTGCCCTTGGCCTCGGCGTAGACCTCCTTGATGTCGTCGGAGATGCCCTTCTTCTCCTCCTCGAGCCGCTCGATGCGCTCGACGAAAGCGGTCAGCTGATCCTTGGCGATATCGTCCGGATTGACCGTGCTCACATGCCTCTCCTCGAAATTTGGAGCGTTCGGTTCGCAGAACCGCGCCCGGCCGTCAAGCCGGGAGCCATGCGCCGCCCAAGGTTCTTCCGTCCCCCTTCCGATCGCCGGACGCAACCGTCCGACGATCGCGCGACGGCCACGGCGCGCGGTCGTCAGTGCTTGGAGCGGGCGTCGAAGGCGGCCTGCTGGTCGGGCGTCGCCTCGCTCTGGAAGCGCGCCTTCCACTCCTCGTAGGGCATGCCGTAGACCGCCTCGCGCGACTGCTCCTTGGTCACGTCCAGGCCGCGGGCGTCAGCGGCGTCCTTCATCCAGTTCGACAGGCAGTTCCGGCAGAAGTTCGCGAGGTTCATGAGGTCGATGTTCTGCACGTCGGGACGGTCGCGCAGGTGCCTGACCAGCCGGCGGAACACCGCCGCCTCGAGCTCGGTCACGGTCGCGGCGTCGACGCCCGGCAGGTCGGACGGCGGCAGCCGGGTGAGGTCCACCTTGGGGGCGTCGAGCTTCGGAGCGTCGGTCATGGAGTTCTCCTGCGCGTGTCGGTGCGCGAGCCGAAGTGGGTGATCCGCCGCATCTCGGGCCGATCGAGGATCGGCGGCAGCAGCCGCGCGAACCGGGCGGCCCAGCCGGCCTGGCCGGCCTCGTCGGCCACGAGGTCCTGCCGCAGCTCGACCAGCACGTGCGGCAGGCCGCGCTCGGTGCCGTGGCGGTGCATGGTGTCGCCCTTCAGGGCGCCGTCGTAGGGCTCGTTGTCGCCGACGACGAGGTCGCCCTCTGCTTCAAGCGCGGCGAGCAGGGGCTTGGTCAGCCGGTCGTCCCGGTCCCAGAGCAGGCCCGCGTGCCACGGCCGCGGGCGGCCCTTCCAGGCCGGCGTGAAACTGTGGAGCGCGATCACGACAGGCGTCTCGCCGGCGTCGATCATGGCGTCGATCCGCGCCGTGACCGCGTCGTGATAGGGCCGATGGTAGCGGTCGAGACGTCGGCGGACCTCGGCGGCGTCGACCCGCGCGTTGCCCGGCACCACGGCGCCGTCGGACAGCCGCATGACGAGCGTCGGGTCGTCCTCGCCGCGGTTGGGGTCGATCACCAGCCGCGAGGTCGTCGACAGCACGGCCGGAACGCCGAGCGTTTCCGCCAGTCGCAGCGTCACCCCCCGCATGCCGATGTCGTAGGCGATGTGCCGGTCGAACTCGGACGGCGGAAGCCCAAGGTCGCCGAGCTCCGGCGGCACGCGGGCGGAGGCGTGGTCGCACAGCAGCAGCAGACGGGCGTCGGGACGGCCCTCGACGAACTCGAACGCGGCGTATTCGTCTTTGGTGGCGGGCGAAAATGGGTCGCAGAGCATGGTCCGGACGACTGTAGTGACGCGCGCCCGTCGATGCCATAGGAAGGGCCGCCCGTCCCGCCGGACGGCGCCGCCAACGACGAAAAGACGCCGGAGAGGATGACGACCATCGGGGGAACGGCGGACATCCGCGGGGAGCCGCTCGCCGGGGCCTATGCGGCGCTGCTGCTGGGCGCGCTCGCCATGGGCGCGTCGCCGATCCTCGTGCGCCTCGCCGAGGTCGGTCCGTTCGCGAGCGCGTTTTGGCGAGTCGCGACCGCGCTGCCGCTGCTGTGGGGCTGGAGCCGGCTCGAGCAGCGCGGCGACGCGAAGCTCGCCCGGGGGTTCACGAAGCCCGTGGCGCTCGCCGGCCTGTTCTTCACCGGCGACCTCGTGTTCTGGCACCTCGCGATCATGAACACGACGGTCGCCAACGCCACCTTCTTCGCCACCACCTCGCCGATCTGGGTCGTCGTGTTCTCGGTGCTGCTGCTGCGCGAGCGCGTCGCGGGGCCCACGCTGCTCGGGCTGGCGCTGGCGCTCGCGGGCGGCGCGGCGCTGATCGGCGAGAGCATGAGCGTCGATCCGGCGCGCCTCGCCGGAGACCTCTACGGCGTGGTCACCTCGGTGTTCTTCGGGGCTTACTTCCTCGCCGTCAGCCGCGCCCGGCGCAGCCATGGCTCGGGCCGGCTCATCTTCCTGTCGTCGCTGATCACCGCCTCGGCGCTCGGCGCGATCGCCCTGGCCTTCGAGGACCGGCTGCTGCCGGCGAGCCTGAGCGGCGCCGCAGCGCTGCTCGCGCTCGGGATCGTCAGTCACGCCGGCGGCCAGGGGCTGCTCGCGGTCGCGCTCGGGCGGCTGCCCGCGACCTTCTCGTCGCTCGTGATCTTCCTCGAGGCGATCGCCGCGGCCCTGCTCGGCTGGGCCGTGCTCGGCGAGCGCCTCTCCGCCGTCCAGGCCCTGGGCGGCGTCGTCATCCTGCTCGGTATCTACGTCGCGCGACCGCGCGCCGTTCCTGTGGAGCCTCATCCATGACGCCAGACGAACGCCGCCAGCTTCTCCGTCGCGCCTTCGACGCCGGCGTCGCGGCCGCACACCCGGCCGTGTGCATCCCCGCGCACCTCCCGGCCCCGCCGAAGGGCCGCGTGATCGTGCTCGCCGCCGGCAAGGGCGGCGGCGCCTGCGCCGAAATCGCCGAGAAAGTCTACCGCGAGCAGTACGGCCTTGGGCCGGACCGACTGATCGGCCTCGCCGTGACCCGCCACGGCCACGCGCGGCCGACCGAATGGATCAAGGTGATCGAAGCGGGGCACCCCGTGCCGGACGCCGCCGGCCTCCAGGGCGCGGCCGACACGATCGCGCTCGCCGAACAGGCTGGTCCGGACGACCTCGTGGTCGCGCTCATCACCGGCGGCGGCTCCGCCAACTGGGTCGCGCCGGCGGCCGGTCTCGACCTCGCGGTCAAGCAGGGCACGACCAAAGCGCTGCTGCGCTCCGGCGCGCCGATCGACGCCATCAACACCGTGCGCAAGCACCTCTCGCGCATCAAGGGCGGCCGCCTCGCCCGCGCCGCTTACCCCGCCAAGGTCGTGACGCTCGCGATCTCCGACGTGCCGCGCGACGACCCCTCGGTCATCGCCTCCGGCCCCACCGTGCCGGACGCCTCGACGCTGGCCGACGCCCGCGCGGCGCTGGAGCGGTACAAGGTGACGCCGCACCCGGACGTGGCGCGGGCGTTGTCGGACCCGGCGAACGAGAGCCCGAAGCCGGGCGACGCCGCGTTCGAGCACGCGAGCTTCACCGTCGTCTCGCGTCCCGCGGACGCGCTGGCCGCGGCGATCAAGACGCTCGAGGACGCGGGCGTCGAGGTGCGGGTGGTCGGCGCCGACCTCGAGGGCGAGGCGCGCGAGGTCGCCGCCGAGCACGCCGCGATCGCGCGCGGGCTCGAAGCGCTGGCGAGGCCGGTGGCGCTGATCTCGGGCGGCGAGCTCACCGTCACCATCCGCGGCCAGAACGGGCGCGGCGGGCCGAACCAGGAGTACGCGCTGGCGCTGGCGCATGCGCTCAGGGGCGTCTCGGGATGGGCCGCGCTCGCCGGCGACACCGACGGCGCGGACGGCGGCGGCGGATCGCCCGAGGACCCGGCCGGCGCCGTGGTCGATCCGGGCACGCTCGAGCGCGCCGACGCCAAGGGTCTCGATACCGCCCACTTCCTGGCGGAGAACGACAGCACCGGATTCTTCGAGCAGACGGGGGACGGGCTCTACACCGGCCCGACGTGCACGAATGTCAACGACCTGCGCATTCTGCTCGTTGACAGCGTTTAACCATCACCGCACAAAGCGCCCCTGACGCGTCGCAACGCCAGCGTTCCCCCGCCGTATGACGATTCGCTTTCCAGAATGCCCGCGCGTTCAGCGCCGTCTCCCGCATCTCGCGGTCGCAGTCGGCGTCGTCGCGGCGGGCGTTGTGGCGGCGGGGGCGGCGCAGGCGGACTTCCGCCTCTGCAACAAGACCGACAGCCGCATCGGCGTTTCGATCGGCTACAAGGACAAGGACGTCTGGTCGACCGAGGGCTGGTGGAACGTCTCCGCCAACTCCTGCGAGACGCTGCTTCGGGGGCCGCTGGCCGCTCGCTTCTACTACGTCTACGCGATCGACTACGACCGCGGCGGCGAATGGAACGGCAAGGCTTACATGTGCACCCGCGGCAAGGAATTCACAATTCGGGGGATCGAAGACTGCCTCGCGCGCGGTTATGACCGTTCCGGATTCTTCGAGATCGACACCGGCGAACAGAGGAGCTGGACGGTGCAGTTGACCGAACCGACCGCGAGGGCGGCCGACCCGGCCCAGACCCAGCCGGCCCCGCGCGCGGCCGTTCCGCCCGCCGCGACGAACGGCGCCAGCGCCGGCGTCCTGCTGGGCGCTGCGGTCCGATGAGGCGGCTGCGACGCGTCAAGATTCTGGCGACCCTTGGACCGGCATCATCGACGCCCGAGATGGTCGAGAAGCTGTTCCGTGCGGGAACCGACGTCTTCCGCATCAACATGAGCCACACCAGTCACGACCGGATGCGCGAGCTCGTGCAGACGATCCGCGACGTCGAGGACGAGGTCGGCCGCCCGATCGGCATCCTGATCGACCTGCAGGGCCCGAAGCTGCGCGTCGGCAAGTTCGCCGAGGGCGCCGCCATGCTGAAGGCGGGGCAGAGCTTCACGCTCGATTCCGACGAGACCCCGGGCGACGAGAACCGCGTGCGCCTGCCGCATCCGGAAATCCTCGAGGCGCTTGAGCCCGGCCACACGCTTCTGCTCGACGACGGCAAGATCCGCCTCGTCGCGCGATCCTGCACGCCGACGTCGACGACCGCCGAAGTGGTCGTCGGCGGCCGCCTGTCGGACCGCAAGGGCGTCAGCCTGCCGGACACGCTGATCAAGACCTCGGCGATGACGCCGAAGGACCACGCCGACCTCGAGGCCGCGCTCGCGACCGAGAGCGTCGACTGGATCGCGCTGTCCTTCGTGCAGCGGCCGGAAGACATCTCGGAGGCCCGCGACATCATCAAGGGCCGGGTCGGGGTGATGACCAAGATCGAGAAGCCGCAGGCGATGACCCGGCTCGCCGAGATCATCGAGCTGTCGGACTCGGTCATGGTCGCGCGCGGCGACCTTGGCGTTGAGATGCCGCTCGAGAAGGTGCCGGGCCTGCAGAAGCAGATGACCCGCGCCTGCCGCCGCGCCGGCAAGCCGGTGATCATCGCGACGCAGATGCTCGAATCGATGATCACGCAGGCGACGCCGACCCGCGCCGAAGTCTCGGACGTGGCGACGGCGGTGTTCGAAGGCGCGGACGCGATCATGCTGTCCGCCGAAAGCGCCGCCGGCGCCTACCCGGTCGAGGCGGTCGCTATGATGAACTCGATCGCGACCAACGTGGAGAGCGATCCCTACTACCGCTCGATCATCGACGCCCAGCACGCCGAGCCCGAGGCGACGGGCGCCGACGCGATTTCGGCCGCCGCGCGGCAGATCGCCGAGACGCTCGACCTCGCCGCGATCATCTGCTGGACGGCATACGGCACGACCGCGCGGCGCGCCGCGCGCGAGCGGCCGAAGCAGCCGATCATCGCGCTGACGCCGAGCCTCGAGACCAGCCGGCGCCTCGCGCTCGTCTGGGGCGTGCATTCGGTGCTGACGCACGACGCCCACGATCTCGACGACATGGTCGACCGCGGCTGCGACATCGCCAAGGACCAGGGCATCGCCCAGGACGGCGAGCGCGTCATCATCTCCGCCGGCGTCCCGCTCCGGACGCCCGGCGCGACCAACATGTTGCGCATCGCCTACGTCGACGGCGACCACAAGCGCGACTGACGCGGCCGGATCTGCATGTGAGACCCAAGACGGCGCGCCTGCGAAGGGCGCGCCGTCTTACTTTTGAGCGGGCGTCCTCATGGCCAGCGCGTCGATCTCGTCGACCACGCGGTCGGTCGCGCCCCAGTGCGGCATGTGGCCGACGCCGGGAATGACGACCAGCCTGGAGCCCCGGATCTCCCGCGCCAGCGGGCGCGAGTGCACCTCTGGCGCCACGATGCCGTCCTTGTCGGACGTGACGATCGTGGTCGGCACGCGGATGGCGCCGTAGCGCGGCGCCTGGGCGTGCAGGAACGCGTTGAGATCGGTCAGGTCCTGGGCGTTGGCGCGAAACTCCGAAGGCCGCAGGACGAGCTTCGCGTCGGTGCGCTCGACGTAGTCCGGCGGCGTCGGGCGAGGCGCGAACACGCTTGCGATCGCGCGGTCGAAGGTGGCGAGGCCGACGGGGGCGACGATCGTCGCCGCGAACAGGTCGCCGACCAGCGGCGTCGCGGCGACGCTGTTGTACCAGGCGACCCCGCCCGGCCAGGGATGCGTCGCGCCCGAAAGCAGCGCGAGCCCCGACACGTGGTCGGGATGGTCGAGCGCGAGGTTCGTCGCGACCGAGCCCGCCCAGGAATGGCCCACGACGACCACGCGGCCGACGCGGAGCGCCTCCAGCGCCTGGACGACGGCGTCCGCCTGGGCGGCGGGAGAGGCCATCTCACGCCCGCCGAGTCGATCGCTGCGGCCATGGCCCGGACGGTCGACGAGGATCACGCGATGCCGCGCGGCGAGCCGCCGGCCGATCGACTCCTCGAGGTCCTTGAGGTTTCCGCTCGCGCCATGAAGCAGAAGCAGCGTCCGCCCTGAGCCGCGCCCCTGCGGCTCCAGGATGACGACGTTAAGCGCGCCGCCGCGCACCGGCACGCGCAGGGTCTCGGCGTTGGCCTTCGCGGCGAGCTGCTCGCCCCGGCGGGCCTCGACGGCGGACGCGGCGGCCAGCAACGCCGCAAGCGTCAGCGTCGCCGCGACGACGAAGGTCGCCACCTTTCTGGAGCGCATCAGATGGGCTGGCCTTCGACCTTCAGCGTCAGTTCGTCGATCTCACGCTTAAGCCCCTCGGCGGCGGGATAGAGCGCGTAGGCCTTGCGGTAGGCGGCGAGCGCCTTCGCGTCCAGACCGGACTCCTGCAGGATGCGGCCCAGCCCGATCCAGACGCCGAAGTGGCGGGGCTCCCGCAGCAGCGTCTCATGCATGTCGACCATCGCCTGGTCGTAGTCGTTGGCCGCGGCGTGGATCGCCGCCCGGCGGCTCCAGCCCTCGGCGAAGTCCGGCTTGAGGCTGACGACCTCGCCGAGGATCTTCAGCGCCATGCCGGTGTTGGCCTTGCGCTGCGCCTCGAGCGCGCGGGTGGTGAGGAGATCGACCGTGTCGCTGCCGGAGCGCGTCCAGAGCGACTGGACAGCGACCGCGATGCGTTTGGCCGTTTGGGGGTCCTCGGTCTTCGCCAGACGGTCGAGAAGCTCGTCGACCGCCTTGCCGCGCCCGTCGCGCGCGCTCTCGCCGGTCACCGCGGGATCAGCGGCGGGCGGCGACGGCGGGGCCGCCTCGGGCGGGGTCGGAAGGATGGGGGTCGTGGTCTCCGGCGAGCCGTCGAGCGGCGGCGCAGGCTGCGCGGAGGCTCCTGCGCAGCCGAGACCAAGAGCGACCGCCACGGTCGCGAGAAACTGAAAACGCATCATGGCCCGAAGCTTACGCTCCGGACCTGCGCGTCGTCAAAACACATAAGCCTGCAAGACCTGCACGCGGCGCGTGCGCCGCGACGGCGATCCGCAACGAGGCGGAGGCCGTAGAACGCCTTCAGCCCTGGCGGGCCTTGTAGCGCTTCTGGGTCTTGTTGATGATGTAGACGCGGCCCTTGCGGCGCACGATGCGGTTGTCGCGGTGGCGGTTGCGCAGCGACTTCAGCGAGTTGCGGATCTTCATGGCTCTCGTCCTCAAGACGCCGGCCGCGTGCGCGGCGACTTGCGTCGGTCGTGTTCGTGTCTGTCGGGGGCGGACAGGACGCGGATCGGCCGCGACCACGGCGACCGCCGGTTCGGGCCGCCTTCTAGTCGGACGCGGGGCAATTTGCAAGGCCGGACGCGCGGTCTCCTCCGTCGCCCACGCCATCTCGCACCTGCGAAAGGCGAGATTGTCCGCGCGGCGCGCCTGTGGTCTAGGGGTCGTCAAAGACAAACAGAAAAAGGGGGATGCGGACATGGCCTCGGACCTGCGTCTGCGCCGCAGCGTGCTCTACATGCCGGGCTCCAACCAGCGCGCGCTGGACAAGGCCAAGACCCTCCACGCCGACGCCCTGATCCTCGACCTCGAGGACGCCGTCGCGCCCGACGCCAAGGACATCGCCCGCGAGCAGGTCTGCGCCGCCGTGAAGG is drawn from Methylopila sp. 73B and contains these coding sequences:
- a CDS encoding DMT family transporter; translated protein: MTTIGGTADIRGEPLAGAYAALLLGALAMGASPILVRLAEVGPFASAFWRVATALPLLWGWSRLEQRGDAKLARGFTKPVALAGLFFTGDLVFWHLAIMNTTVANATFFATTSPIWVVVFSVLLLRERVAGPTLLGLALALAGGAALIGESMSVDPARLAGDLYGVVTSVFFGAYFLAVSRARRSHGSGRLIFLSSLITASALGAIALAFEDRLLPASLSGAAALLALGIVSHAGGQGLLAVALGRLPATFSSLVIFLEAIAAALLGWAVLGERLSAVQALGGVVILLGIYVARPRAVPVEPHP
- the pyk gene encoding pyruvate kinase, whose protein sequence is MRRLRRVKILATLGPASSTPEMVEKLFRAGTDVFRINMSHTSHDRMRELVQTIRDVEDEVGRPIGILIDLQGPKLRVGKFAEGAAMLKAGQSFTLDSDETPGDENRVRLPHPEILEALEPGHTLLLDDGKIRLVARSCTPTSTTAEVVVGGRLSDRKGVSLPDTLIKTSAMTPKDHADLEAALATESVDWIALSFVQRPEDISEARDIIKGRVGVMTKIEKPQAMTRLAEIIELSDSVMVARGDLGVEMPLEKVPGLQKQMTRACRRAGKPVIIATQMLESMITQATPTRAEVSDVATAVFEGADAIMLSAESAAGAYPVEAVAMMNSIATNVESDPYYRSIIDAQHAEPEATGADAISAAARQIAETLDLAAIICWTAYGTTARRAARERPKQPIIALTPSLETSRRLALVWGVHSVLTHDAHDLDDMVDRGCDIAKDQGIAQDGERVIISAGVPLRTPGATNMLRIAYVDGDHKRD
- a CDS encoding glycerate kinase; translation: MTPDERRQLLRRAFDAGVAAAHPAVCIPAHLPAPPKGRVIVLAAGKGGGACAEIAEKVYREQYGLGPDRLIGLAVTRHGHARPTEWIKVIEAGHPVPDAAGLQGAADTIALAEQAGPDDLVVALITGGGSANWVAPAAGLDLAVKQGTTKALLRSGAPIDAINTVRKHLSRIKGGRLARAAYPAKVVTLAISDVPRDDPSVIASGPTVPDASTLADARAALERYKVTPHPDVARALSDPANESPKPGDAAFEHASFTVVSRPADALAAAIKTLEDAGVEVRVVGADLEGEAREVAAEHAAIARGLEALARPVALISGGELTVTIRGQNGRGGPNQEYALALAHALRGVSGWAALAGDTDGADGGGGSPEDPAGAVVDPGTLERADAKGLDTAHFLAENDSTGFFEQTGDGLYTGPTCTNVNDLRILLVDSV
- a CDS encoding tetratricopeptide repeat protein, coding for MMRFQFLATVAVALGLGCAGASAQPAPPLDGSPETTTPILPTPPEAAPPSPPAADPAVTGESARDGRGKAVDELLDRLAKTEDPQTAKRIAVAVQSLWTRSGSDTVDLLTTRALEAQRKANTGMALKILGEVVSLKPDFAEGWSRRAAIHAAANDYDQAMVDMHETLLREPRHFGVWIGLGRILQESGLDAKALAAYRKAYALYPAAEGLKREIDELTLKVEGQPI
- a CDS encoding alpha/beta hydrolase, producing MRSRKVATFVVAATLTLAALLAAASAVEARRGEQLAAKANAETLRVPVRGGALNVVILEPQGRGSGRTLLLLHGASGNLKDLEESIGRRLAARHRVILVDRPGHGRSDRLGGREMASPAAQADAVVQALEALRVGRVVVVGHSWAGSVATNLALDHPDHVSGLALLSGATHPWPGGVAWYNSVAATPLVGDLFAATIVAPVGLATFDRAIASVFAPRPTPPDYVERTDAKLVLRPSEFRANAQDLTDLNAFLHAQAPRYGAIRVPTTIVTSDKDGIVAPEVHSRPLAREIRGSRLVVIPGVGHMPHWGATDRVVDEIDALAMRTPAQK
- the ykgO gene encoding type B 50S ribosomal protein L36; the protein is MKIRNSLKSLRNRHRDNRIVRRKGRVYIINKTQKRYKARQG
- a CDS encoding DUF882 domain-containing protein, producing the protein MIAGSEGTQNAQANGDTRTLTLYHTHRGDRITVTFKRDGRYDANGLKQLSYFLRDWRNDKQTRMEPKLFDIVWEVHREVGRGQMINIVSSYRSPETNAYLRANSRGVAKFSQHMLGRAMDFYITGVPVSSVREAGMRLQRGGVGFYPTSGRPFVHLDAGSIRAWPRMSRSQLARLFPGGKTVHQPAEGGQMPGYQVALAELKSRGSVSVDEAYSGGSSSSGKSFFARLFGSDEGDEADTAPTVVASAQPATRGRAAAASSAPQRGGDDEESAAPAAAPASAPQVRMVATRVPVPTPRPADFARAAQPAIVVAAAAVPMPPVAPARAAVAAKPAPEAPIQVAQATVPTPPAGPDMVWRSGAQSVRGAQPTAEAGLAAVSSIPTPRPRPAAPQSAVAVLAAIPTPTPVERQPRQIDAATASAYQAEATMLPPLPDAFLSKRQAQPEMTLAYAAPQATAPQPTDNRSRAAAAPQAQHKVPAPVVAADPNVRVLSPDSTPAAVYAAATAVRRAVLPAPAEPMVSARLEDAVRVAVSATPALRDADDATFVHPDQTHVAGLMTAPTAALVGGFGADPSHGARVDRFSGSSVMLLKVQSFAPAGSSTASLARSRG
- a CDS encoding DUF1244 domain-containing protein encodes the protein MPGVDAATVTELEAAVFRRLVRHLRDRPDVQNIDLMNLANFCRNCLSNWMKDAADARGLDVTKEQSREAVYGMPYEEWKARFQSEATPDQQAAFDARSKH
- a CDS encoding DUF1036 domain-containing protein, whose product is MTIRFPECPRVQRRLPHLAVAVGVVAAGVVAAGAAQADFRLCNKTDSRIGVSIGYKDKDVWSTEGWWNVSANSCETLLRGPLAARFYYVYAIDYDRGGEWNGKAYMCTRGKEFTIRGIEDCLARGYDRSGFFEIDTGEQRSWTVQLTEPTARAADPAQTQPAPRAAVPPAATNGASAGVLLGAAVR
- a CDS encoding DUF2312 domain-containing protein → MSTVNPDDIAKDQLTAFVERIERLEEEKKGISDDIKEVYAEAKGNGFDVKVLRKVISLRKQDADERAEMEAILDLYLQALGMPTT
- a CDS encoding N-formylglutamate amidohydrolase, producing the protein MLCDPFSPATKDEYAAFEFVEGRPDARLLLLCDHASARVPPELGDLGLPPSEFDRHIAYDIGMRGVTLRLAETLGVPAVLSTTSRLVIDPNRGEDDPTLVMRLSDGAVVPGNARVDAAEVRRRLDRYHRPYHDAVTARIDAMIDAGETPVVIALHSFTPAWKGRPRPWHAGLLWDRDDRLTKPLLAALEAEGDLVVGDNEPYDGALKGDTMHRHGTERGLPHVLVELRQDLVADEAGQAGWAARFARLLPPILDRPEMRRITHFGSRTDTRRRTP